A single genomic interval of Bradyrhizobium japonicum USDA 6 harbors:
- a CDS encoding LacI family DNA-binding transcriptional regulator: MSDRAKPGYDDVVRIPAPPGRSSATGRPPRIEEVAERAGVSPITVSRVLRHPEKVNHETRERILEVIEATGYASNPHARALRSGRSNVVMAFVSNILSQQFGLAVRSFAATLEPEGFEVLVGQTSYSYAKEVAMIQSLRGIRPAAVMFTGVIELEENRAALLELGIPVIETWAFPRDPIDMLVGLPNADAGAMAARRLAEAGHRRVAFIGRGSGRGALRRDGFRNAAAKLGLDIVHEIGVGEITGLADGRTAFTALLERGGDVDAVFCANDLLATGALIEARARGLSVPRDLALLGFGDNDVADQITPGLTTISFDAAAVGRIAGELLLARLSGTPRAKQRLAVELFLVERGSV; the protein is encoded by the coding sequence ATGAGCGATCGGGCAAAGCCAGGTTACGACGACGTTGTGCGCATTCCAGCGCCGCCCGGCCGCAGCAGTGCGACCGGACGGCCGCCGCGCATCGAGGAAGTCGCGGAGCGCGCCGGGGTATCGCCGATCACGGTGTCGCGGGTGTTGCGTCACCCCGAGAAGGTCAACCACGAGACCCGCGAGCGCATCCTCGAAGTGATCGAGGCGACCGGTTACGCCTCCAACCCGCATGCGCGCGCGCTGCGCTCGGGGCGCTCGAACGTGGTCATGGCCTTCGTCTCCAACATCCTCAGCCAGCAGTTCGGGCTCGCGGTGCGCAGCTTCGCCGCGACGCTGGAGCCTGAGGGTTTCGAGGTGCTGGTCGGGCAGACCTCCTACTCCTATGCCAAGGAAGTCGCGATGATCCAGTCGCTGCGCGGCATCCGCCCCGCAGCAGTGATGTTCACCGGCGTGATCGAGCTCGAGGAGAATCGTGCCGCGCTGCTCGAGCTCGGCATTCCCGTGATCGAGACCTGGGCGTTTCCGCGCGACCCCATCGACATGCTGGTCGGCCTGCCCAATGCGGATGCCGGCGCGATGGCGGCGCGCAGGCTGGCCGAAGCCGGGCATCGCCGCGTCGCCTTCATCGGACGCGGCAGCGGCCGTGGCGCACTGCGCCGCGACGGTTTTCGTAACGCAGCGGCAAAGCTCGGCCTCGATATCGTCCACGAGATCGGCGTCGGTGAGATCACGGGCCTGGCCGACGGCCGCACCGCCTTCACCGCTCTGCTCGAACGCGGCGGCGACGTCGATGCGGTGTTCTGTGCCAACGATCTGCTTGCGACCGGCGCGCTGATCGAGGCCCGCGCCCGCGGCCTCTCGGTGCCGCGCGATCTGGCGCTGCTCGGCTTCGGCGACAACGACGTCGCCGATCAGATCACGCCCGGTCTCACCACCATCTCGTTCGATGCGGCGGCTGTTGGGCGGATCGCAGGCGAACTGCTTCTGGCGCGGCTATCAGGCACGCCACGCGCCAAGCAGCGGCTCGCCGTCGAGCTGTTCCTGGTCGAGCGCGGCAGCGTCTGA
- a CDS encoding NADP-dependent oxidoreductase, with product MSQAKRIVLAARPVGEPKPSDFRLEEFAVPTPGAGEVLLRTIWLSLDPYMRGRMSDGPSYAAPVPVGGVMEGEAVSEVAASNNPDFAKGDIVRARTGWQSHAISNGKGLIKVDPKLGPISTSIGVLGMPGMTAYTGLLDIGKPQEGETVVVAGASGAVGSAVGQIAKIKGARAVGIAGGKDKCDYVVKELGFDACLDHRETDFAAKLKFACPKGIDVYFENVGGAVFEAVFPLLNPFARVPVCGLIAHYNDTEAKPPKWAAAMMRATLTKRLTFRGFIVSDFANRHGDFLRDMSGWVRDGKVKYKEFVTEGLESAPSAFMGLLKGANFGKQLVRVGPDKV from the coding sequence ATGTCCCAAGCCAAACGCATCGTTCTCGCCGCGCGTCCCGTCGGCGAGCCAAAGCCGTCCGATTTTCGTCTGGAGGAATTCGCAGTCCCGACGCCCGGCGCAGGGGAAGTCCTGTTGCGCACGATCTGGCTCTCGCTCGATCCCTATATGCGCGGGCGCATGAGTGACGGTCCGTCCTACGCAGCACCTGTGCCGGTCGGCGGCGTGATGGAGGGCGAGGCAGTCAGCGAGGTCGCAGCCTCCAACAATCCTGATTTCGCCAAGGGCGACATCGTGCGAGCCCGTACCGGATGGCAGTCGCACGCGATCTCGAACGGCAAGGGCTTGATCAAGGTCGATCCGAAGCTCGGTCCGATCTCGACCTCCATCGGCGTGCTCGGCATGCCCGGCATGACCGCCTATACGGGCCTGCTCGACATCGGCAAGCCGCAGGAAGGCGAGACCGTCGTCGTCGCCGGTGCCTCCGGTGCGGTCGGCTCGGCCGTCGGCCAGATCGCGAAGATCAAGGGCGCGCGTGCAGTCGGCATCGCCGGCGGCAAGGACAAGTGCGACTACGTGGTGAAGGAACTCGGCTTTGATGCCTGCCTCGATCACCGCGAAACCGATTTCGCCGCGAAGCTGAAGTTCGCCTGCCCGAAAGGCATCGACGTCTATTTCGAGAACGTTGGCGGCGCCGTGTTCGAGGCGGTCTTCCCGCTGCTCAATCCGTTCGCGCGCGTGCCTGTCTGCGGCCTGATCGCCCATTACAACGACACCGAGGCCAAGCCGCCGAAATGGGCCGCAGCGATGATGCGCGCGACCCTGACCAAGCGGCTCACCTTCCGCGGCTTCATCGTCTCCGACTTCGCCAACCGCCATGGCGACTTCCTGCGCGACATGTCCGGTTGGGTCCGCGACGGCAAGGTCAAGTACAAGGAGTTCGTCACCGAGGGCCTGGAGAGCGCGCCCAGCGCCTTCATGGGGCTCCTGAAGGGCGCCAATTTCGGCAAGCAGCTCGTGCGGGTCGGGCCGGATAAGGTTTAG
- the guaB gene encoding IMP dehydrogenase, which produces MATVQLQGIREAFTFDDVLLKPGLSDVMPGEVDIRSRVTRAIPLNIPIMASAMDTVTEARMAIAMAQAGGLGVIHRNFDPEGQAAQVRQVKRYESGMVVNPLTISPEATLDDALKLMSDHGISGIPVVTGANKNTPGKLVGILTNRDVRFATDRRQKVSELMTHDGLVTVRENVSQDEARRMLHQHRIEKLLVVDEQYRCVGLITVKDMEKAVAHPLACKDAQGRLRVAAATTVGDTGFERTERLIDAGVDLVVVDTAHGHSRHVLHAVNRIKRLSNSVQVVAGNVATTEGAQALIDAGADCIKVGIGPGSICTTRIVAGVGVPQLTAIMDAVEAAKKSDIPVIADGGIKFSGDLAKALAAGADIAMVGSLLAGTDETPGEVFLWQGRSYKAYRGMGSVGAMARGSADRYFQQDIKDTLKLVPEGIEGQVPYKGPVGNVMHQLAGGLRAAMGYVGAKDMKDLHDKAQFVRITGAGLRESHVHDVTITRESPNYPGAG; this is translated from the coding sequence ATGGCCACGGTGCAACTTCAAGGCATTCGCGAAGCCTTTACGTTCGACGACGTGCTGTTGAAGCCGGGCCTGTCGGACGTCATGCCGGGCGAGGTCGACATCCGCTCCCGCGTCACCCGCGCCATTCCGCTCAACATCCCGATCATGGCCTCCGCCATGGACACGGTCACCGAAGCCCGCATGGCGATCGCCATGGCGCAGGCCGGCGGCCTCGGCGTCATCCACCGCAATTTCGATCCCGAGGGGCAGGCCGCCCAGGTCCGGCAGGTCAAGCGCTACGAGTCGGGCATGGTGGTGAACCCGCTCACCATCAGCCCCGAGGCCACGCTCGACGATGCGCTCAAGCTGATGAGCGACCACGGCATCTCCGGCATTCCCGTCGTCACCGGTGCGAACAAGAATACGCCCGGCAAGCTGGTCGGCATCCTCACCAACCGCGACGTGCGGTTTGCCACCGACCGCCGGCAAAAAGTCTCCGAACTGATGACGCATGACGGCCTCGTCACGGTCCGCGAGAATGTCAGCCAGGACGAGGCGCGGCGGATGCTGCACCAGCATCGCATCGAGAAGCTGCTCGTGGTCGACGAGCAATATCGCTGCGTCGGCCTGATCACCGTAAAGGACATGGAGAAGGCGGTCGCCCATCCGCTCGCCTGCAAGGATGCGCAGGGCCGCCTGCGCGTCGCCGCTGCCACCACCGTCGGCGACACCGGCTTCGAGCGCACCGAGCGGCTGATCGATGCCGGCGTCGATCTCGTCGTCGTCGACACCGCGCACGGCCACTCCCGCCACGTACTGCATGCGGTCAATCGCATCAAGCGTCTGTCCAACTCCGTGCAGGTCGTTGCCGGCAACGTCGCCACCACCGAGGGCGCGCAGGCGCTGATCGATGCGGGCGCGGACTGCATCAAGGTCGGCATCGGCCCGGGCTCGATCTGCACCACGCGCATCGTCGCCGGCGTCGGCGTTCCCCAGCTCACCGCGATCATGGATGCGGTCGAGGCTGCAAAGAAGTCCGACATTCCCGTCATAGCCGACGGCGGCATCAAGTTCTCCGGCGACCTTGCGAAGGCGCTCGCCGCCGGCGCCGACATCGCCATGGTCGGCTCGCTGCTCGCCGGCACCGACGAGACCCCCGGCGAAGTGTTCTTGTGGCAGGGCCGTTCCTACAAGGCCTATCGTGGCATGGGCTCGGTCGGTGCGATGGCGCGCGGTTCGGCCGATCGCTATTTCCAGCAGGATATCAAGGACACGCTCAAGCTCGTGCCTGAAGGCATCGAGGGCCAGGTGCCCTACAAGGGTCCGGTCGGCAACGTCATGCACCAGCTCGCCGGCGGCTTGCGCGCCGCGATGGGCTATGTCGGCGCAAAGGACATGAAGGACCTGCACGACAAGGCCCAGTTCGTCCGCATCACCGGCGCGGGCCTGCGCGAAAGCCACGTCCACGACGTCACGATCACGCGCGAGAGCCCGAACTATCCGGGCGCGGGTTAG
- a CDS encoding MFS transporter codes for MVDKQRVIPLIVATALFMENMDSTVIATSLPAIAADIGTSPLTLKLAITSYLLSLAVFIPASGWTADRFGARMVFAIAVGVFMVGSVGCALSTSVTDFVFARILQGMGGAMMTPVGRLVLLRSVDKSALVNAMAWVTVPALIGPVIGPPLGGFITTYASWHWIFLINIPIGLLGIFMALRFIDPIKSETREPFDLYGMVLAGVGLAGIAFGLSVAGLNLLPWSTVAALVVGGAISMTLYVLHARRTGSPVLDFSLLNLPTLRAAVFGGFMFRLGIGALPFLLPLLMQIGFGLSPFHSGLVTFASSLGAMGMKTLAARIIRTFGFRNLMTVNAVVSAFFLGVCALFTVTTPLLIIMVILVVGGFFRSLEFTAINTVAYADVETAQMSRATTLVSVNQQLAVSAGVAVGAACVETTMWLNHVSEIDATVFAPAFVVIALTSAASSWFFWQMPADAGHEISGRKAVEIASRKGAAKSAATAAVKTATEDTQDVRDQRLG; via the coding sequence ATGGTCGACAAGCAACGCGTCATCCCGCTGATCGTGGCCACCGCTCTCTTCATGGAGAACATGGATTCGACGGTGATCGCCACCTCGCTGCCCGCGATCGCGGCCGACATCGGCACGAGCCCGCTGACGCTCAAGCTTGCCATCACCTCCTATCTGCTGTCGCTCGCGGTGTTCATCCCGGCGAGCGGCTGGACTGCGGACCGTTTCGGCGCGCGCATGGTGTTCGCGATCGCGGTCGGCGTGTTCATGGTCGGCTCGGTCGGCTGCGCACTCTCGACCTCCGTCACCGATTTCGTATTCGCGCGCATCCTTCAGGGCATGGGCGGGGCGATGATGACGCCGGTCGGACGCCTGGTACTGCTGCGCTCGGTCGACAAGAGCGCGCTGGTCAACGCCATGGCATGGGTGACGGTCCCTGCCCTCATCGGTCCCGTGATCGGCCCGCCGCTCGGCGGCTTCATCACGACCTATGCGTCATGGCACTGGATCTTCCTGATCAACATTCCGATCGGGCTGCTCGGCATCTTCATGGCCTTGCGCTTCATCGATCCCATCAAGAGCGAGACGCGGGAACCGTTCGATCTTTACGGCATGGTGCTCGCGGGCGTCGGCCTCGCCGGCATCGCGTTCGGTCTGTCCGTCGCCGGGCTCAACCTTCTGCCCTGGAGCACGGTCGCGGCCCTGGTCGTGGGGGGAGCGATCTCGATGACATTGTATGTCCTGCACGCGCGGCGGACGGGTTCGCCGGTGCTGGACTTTTCGCTACTGAATCTGCCGACACTGCGCGCGGCCGTTTTCGGCGGCTTCATGTTCCGGCTCGGCATCGGCGCGCTGCCGTTCCTGCTGCCGCTGTTGATGCAGATCGGCTTCGGGCTGTCGCCGTTCCATTCCGGCCTCGTCACCTTCGCCTCCTCGCTCGGCGCCATGGGCATGAAGACGCTGGCCGCGCGCATCATCCGCACGTTCGGCTTCCGCAACTTGATGACGGTGAACGCGGTCGTCAGCGCGTTCTTCCTCGGCGTCTGCGCGCTGTTCACGGTGACGACGCCGCTGCTCATCATCATGGTGATCCTGGTGGTCGGCGGCTTCTTCCGCTCGCTGGAGTTCACCGCGATCAACACGGTGGCCTATGCCGACGTCGAGACCGCGCAGATGAGCCGCGCCACCACGCTGGTCAGCGTCAACCAGCAGCTCGCCGTCTCCGCCGGCGTCGCGGTCGGCGCGGCCTGCGTGGAAACGACGATGTGGCTCAACCATGTCAGCGAGATCGACGCCACCGTGTTCGCGCCGGCCTTCGTCGTGATCGCGCTGACCTCGGCCGCGTCGAGCTGGTTCTTCTGGCAGATGCCCGCCGATGCCGGCCACGAGATTTCCGGCCGTAAGGCGGTCGAGATCGCCAGCCGCAAGGGTGCCGCAAAGAGCGCGGCGACCGCCGCCGTCAAGACGGCGACGGAGGATACGCAGGACGTGCGGGACCAAAGGCTCGGCTAA
- a CDS encoding VIT1/CCC1 transporter family protein codes for MRSQDRQQTVIEDQAMALLGPDTPFGSILDPMERISETLFGLIMALTFICSLGVATGTNINVQTMLIGALGCNLAWGIVDGGLYLLARINDRGDKVLTLRAIRKAPDPEAARRVIADALPPELSAMLPEEQLESMRKRLQQLPEPAPGPGLTKRDWIGALGLCLLSFLSTFPVVIPFLFLSDARLALRVSYAVAIVMLFCCGYVFGIRSGLRPSVAGLAMVAVGSTLVGIAVALGG; via the coding sequence GTGCGCAGCCAAGATCGTCAGCAAACGGTGATCGAAGACCAAGCCATGGCTTTATTGGGACCGGATACTCCGTTCGGGAGCATACTTGATCCGATGGAACGGATCTCGGAGACTTTGTTCGGACTGATCATGGCCCTTACCTTCATCTGCTCGCTTGGTGTCGCGACCGGGACCAATATCAATGTTCAAACAATGCTCATCGGCGCACTCGGCTGCAATCTCGCCTGGGGCATCGTCGACGGCGGTCTTTATCTGCTGGCGCGCATCAATGACCGGGGAGACAAGGTTCTGACCCTCCGCGCGATACGGAAGGCGCCGGATCCCGAAGCAGCGCGCCGCGTCATTGCCGACGCGCTGCCGCCGGAATTGTCGGCCATGCTGCCCGAAGAGCAGTTGGAATCGATGCGGAAACGGTTGCAACAATTGCCTGAGCCGGCTCCCGGTCCAGGGCTGACGAAGCGCGACTGGATCGGAGCGCTCGGCCTTTGCCTGCTGAGCTTCCTGTCGACCTTCCCGGTGGTCATCCCGTTCCTGTTCCTGAGCGATGCCAGACTGGCGCTGCGCGTCTCCTACGCCGTCGCCATCGTGATGCTGTTCTGTTGCGGTTACGTGTTCGGGATTCGTAGCGGGCTGCGGCCTTCGGTGGCGGGACTTGCGATGGTGGCTGTCGGTAGTACGCTGGTTGGCATCGCGGTCGCTCTGGGAGGATGA
- a CDS encoding TorF family putative porin, producing the protein MTGGLALAQSSAGALGLGNRGWSAADTTHATPANELEFSARAGIASDYIYRGTTLSDHGPAAGAAFETRWGPLYAGTSVATVKLPTQPAAELTFAAGMRPQIATIDFDLGATYFAYPGERLPGETNGINYWEIVVRGDRRIGDQFRVAGGYAYSPNVSNTGAWSQYVAAGVGFDVPERFLLQNLTVSLTTAAGYSWFGNQTPQLGGFPLPAYLNWQAGVTFTHKALNLDLRYYDTNLSKENCFVFTGDPNARPGGRANPITNPDGLVSNWCGATFVAKVWFAFN; encoded by the coding sequence ATGACCGGCGGTTTGGCGCTGGCCCAATCCTCGGCCGGGGCGCTCGGCCTCGGCAACCGCGGTTGGTCGGCGGCCGACACCACCCACGCAACGCCTGCCAACGAGCTCGAATTCAGCGCCCGCGCAGGGATTGCATCCGATTACATCTATCGCGGGACCACGCTGTCCGATCATGGCCCCGCGGCCGGCGCCGCCTTCGAGACGAGATGGGGCCCGCTCTACGCCGGCACATCGGTCGCCACCGTCAAGCTGCCGACCCAGCCGGCCGCCGAACTCACCTTCGCCGCCGGCATGCGCCCGCAGATCGCCACGATCGATTTTGATCTTGGGGCGACCTATTTCGCCTATCCCGGTGAAAGACTTCCTGGCGAGACCAACGGCATCAATTATTGGGAGATCGTTGTCCGCGGCGATCGCCGCATCGGCGACCAGTTCCGCGTCGCCGGCGGTTACGCCTATTCTCCGAACGTCTCGAACACCGGCGCCTGGAGCCAATATGTGGCGGCCGGAGTCGGCTTCGACGTGCCGGAGCGGTTTCTGCTGCAGAACCTGACCGTGTCGCTCACCACCGCCGCCGGCTATTCCTGGTTTGGCAACCAGACCCCGCAACTCGGCGGTTTCCCGCTGCCTGCCTATCTCAACTGGCAGGCCGGCGTGACGTTCACGCACAAGGCGCTCAACCTCGACCTGCGCTACTACGACACCAATCTGTCGAAGGAAAACTGCTTCGTCTTTACAGGCGATCCAAATGCGCGGCCGGGCGGCCGCGCCAATCCGATCACCAACCCAGACGGCCTGGTCTCGAACTGGTGCGGCGCGACATTCGTCGCCAAGGTCTGGTTTGCGTTCAACTAA
- a CDS encoding RlmE family RNA methyltransferase — MAKDTTGRLHVQVKTGGKRKLSSKLWLERQLNDPYVVKAKALGYRSRAAFKLLEIDEKYRLLKHGMAVVDLGAAPGGWSQIAAKRVGSVDGKGKVVAIDLLDMPEIAGVDFAQLDFMDNDAPAKLTAMLGGGADIVMSDMAANTTGHRKTDQLRIVGLIETAAAFACDVLKPGGAFLAKTFQSGADADLLAQLKRDFATVRHVKPAASRQDSSERYVLATGFRGGQPVPD, encoded by the coding sequence ATGGCCAAGGACACCACCGGCCGCTTGCACGTCCAGGTCAAGACCGGCGGCAAGCGCAAATTGTCGTCGAAGCTGTGGCTGGAGCGGCAGCTCAACGATCCCTATGTGGTCAAGGCGAAGGCCCTCGGCTATCGTTCGCGTGCGGCGTTCAAGCTGCTCGAGATCGACGAGAAATACCGCCTGCTGAAACACGGCATGGCCGTGGTCGATCTCGGCGCCGCGCCGGGCGGCTGGAGCCAGATCGCCGCCAAGCGCGTCGGCTCGGTCGACGGCAAGGGCAAGGTCGTCGCGATCGACCTGTTGGACATGCCCGAGATCGCCGGCGTCGACTTCGCGCAGCTCGACTTCATGGACAACGACGCACCCGCGAAGCTCACTGCGATGCTCGGGGGCGGCGCCGACATCGTGATGTCCGACATGGCCGCCAACACCACCGGCCACCGCAAGACCGACCAGCTCCGCATCGTCGGCCTGATCGAGACGGCGGCCGCGTTCGCCTGCGACGTGCTGAAACCGGGCGGGGCATTCCTGGCCAAGACGTTCCAGAGCGGCGCCGATGCTGATCTGCTCGCCCAGCTCAAGCGCGATTTCGCGACGGTGCGGCATGTGAAGCCGGCTGCGAGCCGACAGGATTCGTCGGAGCGTTATGTGCTGGCGACGGGGTTTCGCGGCGGGCAGCCGGTCCCGGACTGA
- a CDS encoding Ppx/GppA phosphatase family protein, whose protein sequence is MNDHTRLRDGHAPHGGLEGSMAAVALAPEPAVAAQAPGTGVYAALDLGTNNCRLLIACPTSDGFRVVDSFSRIIRLGEGVSATGCISEAAIERAVAALSICRDKINLRKAKRLRLIATEACRAASNAEGFRSRVAAETGIELEVIDRETEASLAVLGCAPLVDPRGRGAILFDIGGGSTELVRIERDPQNPEPRIKAWMSIPLGVVTLAEHFGGRDVTPEIYAAMEQEVANHVAPFAEAHGGDLADMHLLGTSGTVTTLAGIHLNLARYDRRRIDSIWMNDSDITATINKLLGMSYEERANNSCISVERADLVLAGCAILDAIRRAFPLPRLRVADRGLREGMLVEMMREDGALRSW, encoded by the coding sequence ATGAATGACCACACGCGGCTCCGCGACGGCCATGCGCCGCACGGTGGGCTGGAGGGGTCGATGGCGGCGGTGGCGTTGGCCCCCGAACCGGCCGTCGCCGCGCAAGCGCCGGGAACCGGCGTCTATGCGGCGCTGGACCTCGGCACCAACAATTGCAGGCTCCTGATCGCTTGTCCGACCAGCGACGGCTTTCGCGTGGTCGATTCCTTCTCGCGCATCATCCGGCTCGGCGAGGGCGTTTCGGCGACCGGCTGCATCAGCGAGGCCGCGATCGAGCGCGCCGTCGCCGCGCTCAGCATCTGCCGCGACAAGATCAATCTGCGCAAAGCCAAGCGGCTGCGGCTGATTGCGACCGAAGCCTGCCGGGCCGCCTCGAATGCGGAAGGTTTCCGCAGCCGCGTCGCGGCCGAGACCGGCATCGAGCTCGAGGTGATCGACCGCGAGACCGAGGCCTCGCTCGCCGTGCTCGGCTGCGCGCCGCTGGTCGACCCCCGGGGCAGGGGCGCGATCCTGTTCGACATCGGCGGCGGCTCGACCGAGCTGGTGCGGATCGAACGCGATCCGCAAAATCCGGAGCCCCGCATCAAGGCCTGGATGTCGATCCCGCTGGGCGTCGTGACGCTGGCCGAGCATTTCGGCGGCCGCGACGTCACGCCGGAAATCTATGCCGCGATGGAGCAGGAGGTCGCCAACCACGTCGCGCCGTTCGCAGAAGCGCACGGCGGCGATCTCGCCGACATGCACCTGCTCGGCACCTCAGGCACGGTGACGACGCTCGCCGGCATCCATCTCAACCTCGCGCGCTACGACCGCCGCCGCATCGACAGCATCTGGATGAACGATTCCGACATCACCGCGACCATCAACAAGCTGCTCGGCATGAGCTACGAGGAGCGCGCCAACAACAGCTGCATCAGCGTCGAGCGCGCCGATCTCGTGCTGGCCGGCTGCGCCATCCTCGATGCTATCCGCCGCGCCTTTCCTCTGCCGCGCCTGCGCGTCGCCGACCGGGGCCTGCGTGAAGGCATGCTGGTCGAGATGATGCGCGAGGACGGCGCACTCAGGAGCTGGTGA
- a CDS encoding xanthine dehydrogenase family protein molybdopterin-binding subunit, giving the protein MQEHTKSSTLENAIALQKYGVGQPVRRKEDDTLVRGKGRYTDDFNLPGQAHAVVVRSTHAHGLIRGIGTDAARAMPGVLGVWTGKDLDAAGYGPFTCGLPLKSRDGSPLLQTNRQPLATDKVRFVGDPVAFVVADTLAQARDAAEAVELDIEPLPAVTDPEEAARPGAPLLYDHIPNNVALDYHYGDIDKVNAAFASAAHVTKVDIENTRVAVVSMEPRVGLASYDKKTERYTIQMPTQGVAGNRANLAKNLKVPNEKVRVLTANVGGSFGMKNVNYPEYMCILYAAKELGRPVKWLDERSTSFLSDSHGRAQKIHAELALDAEGHFLAAKLEGYGNLGAYITGVAPGPLSLNTGKNFSSVYRTPLMAVDIKTVLTNTTLMGAYRGAGRPEANYYMERLIDRAADEMGINRLTLRKRNFIKSNQMPFPASSGVTYDSGDFQAVFNKALEISDHENFAKRKKESRKAGKLRGIAVGSYLEVTAPPSPELGKIVFDADGSVQLITGTLDYGQGHATPFAQVLCEQLGVPFDSVKLVQGDSDIVHTGNGTGGSRSITASGMAIVGAAKLVIEKGKRAAAHMLEASEADIEFADGSFTITGTDRSIDIMELARKLHDGKVPDGVPDSLDVDHTSEPVPSAFPNGCHVAEVEIDPDTGVVQIVRYSAVNDFGTVINPLLVAGQLHGGVVQGIGQALMEHVRYDESGQPITGSLMDYALPRAEDVPNMTVGDHPVPATTNPLGSKGCGEAGCAGSLSTVVNAVLDALSDYGIKHIDMPLTPERVWRAIQDAKGKAA; this is encoded by the coding sequence ATGCAAGAACACACCAAATCGTCCACGCTCGAAAACGCTATTGCACTGCAAAAATACGGTGTCGGGCAGCCGGTCCGCCGCAAGGAAGACGATACGCTGGTGCGCGGCAAGGGCCGCTACACCGACGATTTCAACCTGCCCGGCCAGGCCCACGCCGTGGTCGTCCGCTCCACCCATGCCCATGGGCTCATCCGCGGCATCGGTACCGACGCCGCCAGGGCGATGCCGGGCGTGCTGGGGGTGTGGACCGGCAAGGACCTCGATGCCGCCGGCTATGGCCCCTTCACCTGCGGCCTGCCGCTGAAGAGCCGCGACGGCTCCCCCCTGCTCCAGACCAACCGGCAGCCGTTGGCGACCGACAAGGTCCGTTTCGTCGGCGATCCCGTCGCGTTCGTGGTCGCCGACACGCTGGCGCAGGCGCGCGACGCCGCCGAAGCCGTCGAGCTCGATATCGAGCCGCTGCCGGCGGTGACCGATCCCGAGGAAGCCGCCAGGCCCGGTGCGCCGCTGCTCTATGACCACATCCCGAACAATGTCGCGCTCGACTACCACTATGGCGACATCGACAAGGTGAACGCGGCCTTCGCCAGTGCCGCCCACGTCACCAAGGTCGACATCGAGAACACCCGCGTCGCCGTCGTCTCGATGGAGCCGCGCGTGGGGCTCGCCTCCTACGACAAGAAGACCGAGCGCTACACCATCCAGATGCCGACGCAGGGCGTCGCGGGCAACCGCGCCAACCTCGCCAAGAACCTGAAGGTGCCGAACGAGAAGGTGCGGGTCCTCACCGCCAATGTCGGCGGCTCCTTCGGCATGAAGAACGTCAATTACCCCGAATACATGTGCATCCTGTACGCCGCCAAGGAGCTCGGTCGCCCGGTGAAGTGGCTGGACGAACGCTCCACCAGCTTCCTCTCCGACAGCCACGGCCGTGCGCAGAAAATCCATGCCGAGCTGGCGCTCGACGCCGAAGGACATTTCCTCGCGGCAAAGCTTGAGGGCTACGGCAATCTCGGTGCCTACATCACCGGCGTCGCGCCGGGGCCGCTATCGCTCAACACCGGCAAGAACTTTTCGAGCGTCTACCGCACGCCGCTGATGGCCGTCGACATCAAGACGGTGCTCACCAACACCACGCTGATGGGCGCCTATCGCGGCGCCGGCCGGCCCGAGGCGAACTACTACATGGAGCGGCTGATCGACCGCGCCGCCGACGAGATGGGCATCAACCGGCTGACCTTGCGCAAGCGCAATTTCATCAAGTCGAACCAGATGCCGTTCCCGGCCTCCTCCGGCGTCACCTATGACAGCGGCGACTTCCAGGCGGTGTTCAACAAGGCGCTCGAAATCTCCGACCATGAGAACTTCGCCAAGCGCAAGAAGGAGAGCAGGAAGGCCGGCAAGCTGCGCGGCATCGCCGTCGGCTCCTATCTCGAGGTCACCGCGCCGCCGAGCCCCGAACTCGGCAAGATCGTGTTCGATGCCGATGGCAGCGTGCAGCTGATCACCGGTACGCTCGATTACGGCCAGGGCCATGCCACGCCGTTCGCGCAGGTGCTGTGCGAGCAGCTCGGCGTCCCCTTCGACAGCGTCAAGCTGGTGCAGGGCGACAGCGACATCGTCCACACCGGCAACGGCACCGGCGGTTCGCGCTCGATCACGGCGAGCGGCATGGCGATCGTGGGTGCCGCCAAGCTCGTCATCGAGAAGGGCAAGCGCGCCGCCGCGCACATGCTGGAGGCCTCAGAGGCCGACATCGAGTTCGCCGACGGCAGCTTCACCATTACCGGCACCGATCGCAGCATCGACATCATGGAGCTCGCCAGGAAGCTGCATGACGGCAAGGTGCCGGACGGCGTGCCTGACAGCCTCGACGTCGACCATACCAGCGAACCGGTGCCCTCGGCGTTCCCGAACGGCTGCCACGTCGCCGAGGTCGAGATCGATCCCGATACCGGTGTGGTGCAGATCGTGCGCTACAGCGCGGTCAACGATTTCGGCACGGTGATCAACCCGTTGCTGGTCGCGGGCCAGCTTCATGGCGGCGTGGTCCAGGGCATCGGCCAGGCGCTGATGGAGCATGTCCGCTACGACGAGAGCGGCCAGCCGATCACGGGCTCGCTGATGGACTACGCGCTGCCGCGCGCGGAGGACGTTCCGAACATGACCGTCGGCGATCACCCTGTGCCGGCCACGACCAATCCGCTCGGCAGCAAGGGCTGCGGCGAAGCCGGCTGCGCCGGCAGCCTGTCGACGGTGGTGAACGCGGTACTCGACGCCCTCTCCGACTACGGCATCAAGCACATCGACATGCCGCTGACCCCGGAGCGGGTGTGGCGTGCGATCCAGGACGCCAAAGGCAAGGCGGCGTAA